A single Apodemus sylvaticus chromosome 20, mApoSyl1.1, whole genome shotgun sequence DNA region contains:
- the LOC127671340 gene encoding 40S ribosomal protein S12-like translates to MKRRHSMRALVAESRWLQLLEQSAEAVHFPLNVFPQDEPGLRNNNKKAHPQSLRATNTGHPHTRATQRLEARSRSDPPVTHAMAKEGTAAGVIMDVNTALQEVLKTALVHDGLARGIHEAAKALGKRQAHLCVLASNCDKPMYIKLVETLCAEHQINLIKVDDNKKLGEWVGLCKIDRKGKPRKVIGCSCVVVKDYGQESQAKDVIEEYFKCKK, encoded by the exons ATGAAGCGAAGGCACAGTATGCGGGCGCTGGTGGCGGAGTCCCGGTGGTTGCAGCTCCTGGAGCAGTCTGCGGAGGCGGTCCACTTTCCTCTAAATGTATTCCCGCAGGATGAGCCAGGGTTACGTAATAATAACAAGAAAGCTCACCCGCAGTCACTGCGCGCCACCAATACGGGGCACCCTCATACCCGAG CCACTCAGAGGCTCGAGGCGCGCTCCAGGTCGGATCCACCTGTAACCCACGCCATGGCCAAGGAAGGCACTGCGGCTGGAGTTATCATGGACGTCAACACTGCTTTGCAAGAGGTGCTGAAGACCGCCCTGGTCCACGATGGCCTAGCACGAGGAATTCACGAAGCTGCCAAAGCCCTAGGCAAGCGCCAAGCACATCTCTGTGTGCTTGCATCCAATTGTGATAAACCTATGTACATCAAGTTGGTGGAAACCCTTTGCGCTGAACACCAAATCAACCTAATTAAGGTTGATGACAACAAGAAACTGGGGGAATGGGTAGGCCTTTGCAAAATTGATCGAAAGGGGAAACCTCGGAAAGTGATAGGTTGCAGCTGTGTGGTGGTTAAGGACTATGGCCAAGAATCTCAGGCTAAAGATGTCATTGAAGAGTACTTCAAATGCAAGAAATGA
- the Arl1 gene encoding ADP-ribosylation factor-like protein 1 produces MGGFFSSIFSSLFGTREMRILILGLDGAGKTTILYRLQVGEVVTTIPTIGFNVETVTYKNLKFQVWDLGGQTSIRPYWRCYYSNTDAVIYVVDSCDRDRIGISKSELVAMLEEEELRKAILVVFANKQDMEQAMTPSEMANALGLPALKDRKWQIFKTSATKGTGLDEAMEWLVETLKSRQ; encoded by the exons ATGG GTGGCTTTTTCTCAAGTATTTTTTCCAGTCTCTTTGGAACCAGGGAAATGAGGATTTTAATTTTGGGATTAGATGGTGCTGGAAAAACGACAATTTTGTACAGATTACAGGTTGGAGAAGTTGTTACTACTATTCCCA CTATTGGATTTAATGTAGAGACGGTGACATACAAAAATCTCAAATTCCAAGTTTGGGACTTAGGAGGACAGACAAGTATCAG gCCATACTGGAGATGTTATTATTCAAACACCGATGCAGTCATCTATGTCGTTGACAGTTGTGACCGAGACCGAATCGGCATTTCTAAGTCGGAGTTAGTGGCCATGTTGGAG gAAGAAGAGCTGAGAAAAGCTATTTTAGTGGTGTTTGCAAATAAGCAGGACATGGAGCAGGCTATGACGCCCTCAGAAATGGCAAATGCTCTTGGCTTACCTGCCCTGAAGGACCGGAAGTGGCAGATCTTTAAAACATCAGCAACCAAAGGCACTGGCCTTGATGAGGCCATGGAATG GTTAGTGGAAACACTGAAAAGCAGACAGTGA